TCCTTTGGCAAGCTCTACATGGTCTTGATTTTTGCGATCGGTACTCGTTATAGTCCGGATCACTTACCTGGACGACTGAGGCGGCCTTGTCAAACTTGGCTTGAGACATGATTATGAACTACTTGTTGACGATGATGGTTCGTGATGAAGTAGTGACGCCAGGAGCTAAAGCTCTCAAGTGACCGGCCAAACAAATCAAAACAGATGGTCAACTGCCCCTAGAACGGGATATGCCTGCATTACTATCTGCCCAGAATTCATATAAAATAAATTATGCTAACCGATTCAGATACCTTGCTGGACACAGCCGAATATGCGTTTGCATATATACGTTCAAACTTATGCAGATCATGATGATGTGTGATTTGACCCTGTACTTTGGCTGTGTTATGCCTGTGCCACATCCTGTGCTGAGCAACGACCGTTGGTTCGTCGCGCCCGTTGGTTTCCTCGACTACCTCCACGACTTGATATTCTCATCTGTCTAGGTCGACGCAATGGATTCAGGTGAGTAAAAGTTAGCTGAAACACACTTGGCGCTTGTTGAATGATGTGATTACCCAAGTCGCGCCTCCTTCCCAGCAAGAGATCCAACGCAAGTTGTCTATGCATTCCCCCACTGGCCCAGTCCCGATATCCAAGCGCAACTCTATGGTGAGCTTCATGCACAGCTCAAATATTCAGATAAATTCTAATGTTTACCAGCGTCAAACGTCAGCGCTCTCTGGGACCGAATCCGACTCTGATGCGGGGGGTGCACTAGCCAGTAGCTTTTCGCCAAGTGTAACAAGTCAGGGTATCACTTCAGAGTTCTCAACTTCGCTGCAACCATTATCCGCTATCGCCGAGAGACGCAACCCAAGTGGAGAAGAGACAGACGAAGATGACGATGAAGAGGATGGCCGTATTTTCCCCACTCGTGTTCCCGCAGAGAAGGAAGTCAAGGACGAAGCAGTGATTAAGAGTGGATTCTTGTGTAAGAAAGGAGAACGTCGCAAGGTGAGGCTCGTCATCCGGATAAACATGACCGATCTGAATAGTATACTGAAATTATGTtagacatggaagaagcgCTGGTTCGTTCTCCGTACAGCCAAGATTAGTCTATACAAGAATGAACAGGAGTACAAGCTTCTTCGACTTGTTGACCTAAACGACGTTCACTCAGTCGCACCGTGTGAATTAAAGAGACACTCGAACACATTCGCTGTCGTTACTCCTGCGCGAACCTACTACCTACAAGCCGAAAACGCAGCCGAGTGTGAATCATGGGTTCACGCAATGAACGACGCCAGAGTTCGGCTCAAAGAGATGGGCACGGAAACCCCGGTCCCTCAGACACCTCCATCTGGCCCGGCGATCACGATTCCCACCGTCACTCAGTCACCAACCCAAGCACCTCATGCTAGTTCCAGTGTTCCACATCAAGTTCCCGCGTCTCCACTTCAACACACCATGTCAAGTTCTGATTCTGAACCTGAAGATGAAGGAGTGGCTCTCCAACCCGTCGATCCCAAGCAGATCGTCTTACAAGGCTACTTGATGAAGTGTGGGACCCATATGAAGAACTGGAGAAAGCGATACTTTATTCTTACACCTGAGACACTAAAGTATGGGAAAAGTCATATGGTAAGCATCACCCTACCTGAATTTGATTGATACTAAAATCTACAATCAGAATACAAAAGGGATGAGGGCGGTCCAGGTTACACAAATTTTGGATGCTATCGAAACTACCGCTTCGAAATCAGCCCCATCTGCGTCACCGACTACCACTAATGGTGACAAGGAACATATATTTAAGATTATAACCCCCAAGAAGTCGTTCATGCTCTGTGCGCCCagcgaagaagaggaaatcAAATGGCTTAGTGCAGTCCGCGCGCTGATCGCTCGTCGAGCTGCAGCTGCTGCAGGTTCCCCATCCCACGAAGAGGACACCAGCCGGACACGCGCCAAGAGTATCAGCACTCGAAGCATTGCAGAAGTTGTTGGATCCCCACTTCCCGCATCGAGTTCCCCAGTTGCCACCAGATGACAACGCATATATTACGCTCCCTTTCGCCATTTCGTGGCTGTATATTACTTATTGCGCTTTTCCTCCTACTGAGCTGTGCTCTTTCTTGGACATGGCTTTTCTTCCCCTTTAGTCGACACCGCCATTCGTTTATTACCTCGATAACACTGTCTTTCCTTTCCCTATCTTTCGCCGCTCGTTATGCTCAGTAAATACCCTTGGCCGGATTGATAATGCATCTGATTGAACGTCTGGAATTCACTACCTTTGTCAAATCGAATTCCATAAGCACTGAGTATGATGTGTGGTGAATGACAACCAGCGCCCAGATCATTATGTTTCAGCTAATGAGGCTAACCTATTCAGAGACTTCTAGTATAAGTCTCCGACCATCATTTCTGCGGCTCAAGTAGCGCACCCCTCGGTGCCTTTTGTGATTGAGTTTCTTGGTACCTTGGCGCGGCCAAATGCACATGGCCGAGGGATGACAGGCGTGGAAAGACTACTGTATGCGTACAATCCACTCTATTTGATACCCCAAAGAGATACACCATAGCACATCTCACTCCCTAAACCCTTTCGGACCATGACTTTGCGGTTGCCGATACAGGCAGAGTAGTCATCTTGATTGATGGCCATCACGGTCAGCACCAACAAAGGTGCCAACAGAATTGTTAGCCATCACACTCCCAAATCGTGGTGGCCAAGTGAGCTCCTTAAGTCAGCCTAAACTTATTTCGAAATCTTGTCAATATTGGATGCCTGCGAATAGCCTTATTGACATTATGGGGGACACTCGCACACGGATTTATTTCACCCAAGCTGGCTACCCGCATCTCTAAACGATTATATGCATGGGCATAAGGCCTTTTACAGGAATATTAATAATCCATTGGCTCACAGATTTTGCAGGAGCAAACCGCATCAATTCATTCGTCTAGAAAGTACCAGCCCTCATGAAAACATTTTGTTGTCTTTGATACTTCAGACGTGTATATCATCATCAACGCAACTCGACCAGTTAGCCGGTCCCTATAATGGGTGGGAACTAAGATCCTGGTACGCGCACTCAATAATGTACGTGTCATGTACGCGTCTTTTATTTTTATATCCTTAGAATACGTGCAAACAGGTACATGGATCCCCGCCCGAGTTCCCCCTCAATATGAACTTAAGACCTTCAATCAGTAGTAATTATTTACCGCCCGATTGTTTAACACTCCTACTACAGTAGGTTGAGCCTCTAAGTCATGGCAGgaatcccccccccccctgaCGATTTGATACCGGAATAAATTCACACCCGTCAGTGCTATCAAATTCAGACCCACCGCCATAGGCATAGATGTCGAAAATATACCGGATCAAACTCATGTACTATTTCGGACCGGTGACGACACCGGCATTGCACAAGGGTGAGAGCCGGTGAGTGATCCAGACCGCTCGCAGATATCACTGCCACGAAACTTCATCGGCTCTTATGTCACTTGGACAATATCCGCTCGGGCATACTCGGGTAGGTCAATAGAGTAAGAACATACTACGGTTTATTCGAACTTACCTACCCATTGTCAAGTACAACCCATCCGATCAACAGTCAAGATGTATTTTATAATTAATCACCCACGAGAATAAGAACCCTCTGGAGGTGCTGTGGAATCATAGGGCAATCGCAAATGATATTTTTGACAGGTTATTTTTATACTGGCGCCTGTTGCAAACTTCATCACCCCCACACAATCGCCGACCGCAAACGCTCATAGTCCTCGGCAACCTTGTCCGGCACGTTTCGGTGCCCAAGTGGGAGCGCTGTATTCTAGATCCCAAAGACATCTGTGCTGTTTACAATTACATGGTTGTTGTTAACTACAGTGCCCAAATGTCCGAGTCAATCGGGGCGGGGTCTGCTGGGAACCTCGGGACCTCGGCAGCACAAAACGTGAATCGTTCCCCGCGAAACATTAGCGATTTCCTTGCGGATCGTGCTAAGCTTTCTCACACATGTATTGTCACTGGTTCTCCTGGTTCCGTAGCACTAGCATTCAGCCTTTTTGCGGGGACATTTCAGCTATTATTGTGCTCCCTAACAACAAACCACACTAACCGACCCGAGATTACCACGAAAAGAGAAAGCTAGTTGACTCTTCAGGTCGCCGGTCCGATAAGGTTCTCTAGTCACGAGTATACTTTAGCTAAGGGACTGTGTGCAATTCTTCCGCCTCATACTGTGACGGCGGATTGTGTAGCAACGTCCAATCCCGACTGGGTTTACGACACTGGAAGTCTATACGTTTTTCGGTCCTTGATAGGCCCGACGACTGCAAGTTGATGATCTAAAATTACGAGATTTCCATCCCCAGGATATCATGGTCATGTCCCGGGTACGCCGCGGTATCCACACGATCTCGCCATCAGGCTACAGCCTTCTCGTCAACGCGTAGTCCGTTAGCGTGGGGATCCCCATAGCTCACTATCTCTAAGTGTCTCATGTTCCTGTGCTAATTGCGTGACTTTGTGCGCTAAATTTCCGACCCCGGATGAACAATACCCTTGGTTTACTGTACTTCCCCCGTGTAAGCTCTTGGCCTGGGTGGATATGATTTTGCCTTGGTAAATTGGACAATACTCAGGACTTCTGAATAGATTACAAGGGAGATTCACCAGATTATTGTGCTATCCCCAAGCAAACTAATGGTACGGTTGAAATGTAGCGTTGACGTTTTTGCCGTCTATTTGGAGATCTCCGCACTTCGGTTGGAGTCAGCGCGTTCCAAGACGGCCTTCGTAGATATGGTCATGCGTGCCAAGTGAAGCCTACAATTTGCACAGCACGCTTGATTGGCTTTTAAACCTGCCTATGCAGTCGAGTATAGCCGACTCATCATCTCACTAGACTTACATTGATCGATTCTTGGCCAGGCCTGAGCGCCAACAAATACACTCATTCGGGCCACACTACACTAATCACTAACTCGCTATGCTCAAGAGTGCAACATCCACAATGGTCGCGCCTTACGACGGGCCTCGTTACAGTGCTCTCAGCCGGCGTATACATGGATGGTCCTGGCAATCGGTATGTGGTACAGAATCTCCGACAGAATATCTCGGCTGATTGCGCTTTGTAGTTCCCTATTGGAATGGGTACCGGCGCCGTCTATGTTCTCTTATCGTCCCTTAGCCCCCATCCGGGTTGGGTCACCTACATTGAGATCGTGTTCTATATTCTGAACAtctgtttgtttgttttgaaTCTTTCAATGCTCGGCCTACAGTTCATATGTGAGTTAGTATTTCAGCCAACATCCACCAGATCAATGCTGAGGGTGTAAATGCAGTTTTCCGTCGCCAATCCCTGAGGCTGTTATCTGACCCAGTCAAAGGCGTCTTTGTTCCACTTTCTGTGCTTTCATTCGCCACCATTGTCATCGGCACAATCAATTATGCGGTCCCTGCGGGAATTATAAGTGCCAGCGGTATATACGTTATGTTTTGGTATGTATTTCCATGTATGCATTTTGTCTATTACTTGAACTCATACTCTTTTAAAGGATATATGTTGCGCTAGCACTGGTAGTATCATTCCCCATGCTAATGATATGGTTCAATAAACCACATGATATCACTACTTTTACTCCAGCCTGGGCATTCTTGGTGCGTAATGTTGCTTCCATTCTTCCACCCCGAAAAGCTCGAAGACCTGACCATGTGTATAGATATTCCCAATAATGCTTACTGGAATCATGGCTCTCAATGCATTGAGAGTCATACCCGCTTCTGATTCCCGCGCTCTTGGCATTCTACTCGTCGGATACTTCTTTCAAGGTAATATAGCTTCTCCACTTGCTATTTTATCTCTAAATCACTAAGCGACGATTTGGTGATAGGCATTGGGTTCTTCATGACCTTCTTCTATCTCGCTATCTATGTCCTACGCATAATAACCACAGGATTTATGAGCGGACACCAAGCGAATGGCGCCTTCGTTGCATGTGGACCACCTGGGTTCACTGCGCTGGCTCTTATCAACCTTGGGGCTTCTGCGAGGGAAATGTGAGTAATGCGAAATTGCTACACCCTTGGCTTTGCCTAATCTATCCATCACTTAGCTTTCCCCAACACGATCTTGTTTCTCCAATAGCAGGAGAAATATTCTATGCTGCGAGCGTATTAAGCGCATTGCTTCTCTTTGGACTTGCTGTAAGTAGTTCCCATACCGATGAAGAACGCATTTCTGATTCTCTTACCTCCGCCAGGTATTCTTCTTTGCATTCGGCGTTCTTCCTTACTGGTTCAAGCTCCACAAGCACTTGCATGAAATTCTTGGATGTAAGTTTCTGCTGAGAATTCCTTCCAACTCATGACTAATTGTATATAACACATACACAGGTTGGGCACTAACCTTCCCCAATGTTGGTTGGATTAATACAATCATGGCTTTGAGGAAGATATTCAATATTCCGGGCTTTGATGAGTGGCACCTCGTAATGACTATCATGGTGTGCGTGACCTGGCTTGTGTTGTTCTGCCTCACGATCGTCGCATTCTGGAAGGGGGAAGTATTCATGTCCAGGGATGAAGACATCTATGCAGACGCCCCTATAGCCAAGCCAAAACCTGAAGACATGGTCTGAAGGGCTTTATTTTCTAATACCTTTTTCAAAATATTGGTGTGCACAAGCGGCACCTGTATGATTATCGTCAGCCAGGCGCTGCGAGTGTATTGCTAGGATCCTTCTTAGATCTTTAGACTTTAGATTCCTAGAGAGTGTTTTCTGCGTTGTGCTCGCCATTTGTTCGTTCTCCGCTGCATACATGCTGTTTCTACTCACACGTGTATAAGAGGCTAGTGTATCTACATGTATTATAGTTTTACTCTTCTTAATTCGTTCAATTAGTTGTTACACACTTTTATATATATCCGAATGCTACAGCAGAAGTTAGCTCCGAGGTTAGCATTGAGTAGAAATTACGTTATTGTAATCATTTCATAAGTGACTGTATTCAACATCGTATAATTTACGAGGGCTTCAGTGGCAACAGAGATACTGTTGTTGAGTTTCAGCCCAAACATACTGTGGAGAAAGCGGCGAGCTCGGCCATTGATGTGGTACGGTAACTTGGCCTATTATCTAGCTCGGCAGCAATTCCTCGATTGTAGCACTTATTAAATTACCTTCATACATTTGCTGAGGGCTTCCAAGCTGGTCCCGGTGTACTAAAGGTAAAAGATCGCATGCAATCAAATTATATCTCTGGTAGAACCTCGATCTCGTTGATCGGGATCAAATTCTTTGTTCAGGTACGTATGCAGCTCGAGCCCGGGGCGCGTTAACCTCTACGTATATCCCCGCGCCACTAGGTTTTATTTTCTGGCAATTAAGCATGCTCATGGACGTCGTAGCAGATTGTGTTTGTCAAATCGGTAAAACAAAAAAAATGTATAAACTGGCGTGGGTTACAAACAGGTTTTGATATTTCTTCAAGCCAGCATCAGCCCGTGATTCTAATCTCATGTCACTGTTACTACAGTAGTTGCAGTGTTTGAACTATCCGTGCGGGGCCAGAATTCCCAAGTGAGCCTTTGTGCATACAACGTTAGAAAAGCTGTCAAACTTGGTCACAAGTCACTTACGTTACAGGCTTTCCGAAACTCTTAATTGTGCTTAACAGAGAACCGCGAATAATTAATAGCTTTTCGTCCTCGCTCACACTATAGTCCCCATTCCAATTGATCCTCCCAGCTTGAAGAGGGCCCAACCATTGAGTCCAGTCGTCCTTCAAGTACTCGCCGTTTGGACCAAGAGCTTTGACGGTTGCGAGTTTCGCACCGTTCGAAGTATAACTGAAGCCGTAGTCGCTGTTGGCAGAAACGTTGATGGTCCCATTGGGGATACTAGGACGAGCGTATCGGCGAATGTCAATTTCAAGATCGGCGCCAGAGCTAAGCCTAACAATTACGCGTCCAAGTTCCCCGAGTTTTGAGGTGGCGCCGAGAGAGTTGATGTACGAAGAGGTCAACGCAAACCCTGGAAGTGGGCTGCTCACAATGGTATAATGCTTTCCAGAAGTGAGCTTGGTGCCACTTGGGGTATAGATCCCCTTAAGTGTGTTGCCGTTGTATTGAAGATAGACCGGCGGAACAGCACTGGCACCTGATTTGAGCCAGACTGTCCCATTACCGCTCTAAACATACGCATCGTTGAGGTTCGATTGGATTTCACCAGATCCCTTTAATAAATCTAACTCACATATGGGTAGCTATTGATTTTTCCGGCAACGACAGCCATTACGATGTTTTTGGTGGTGATATCGTGCCATTTGCCTGTAGGGCGGTCGAAGTACTCTCCACCATTATCCCACCACTGGGGTACAATACTGTACTTGACAGCTGTGCGGGTAACCGTATCAAACCACTGTTGGTGAGAAAAAATAATTCAGAATTATATAGCACACTGCAAGGTTAGTGCTCACTGCCCACGCCGATGCTTTCTCAATCGCAAACCCTGGAGCACTGGTACTGTACTCTCCCAGCAAGATGGGCACCGAGAAGTTACCCCTTACAGGTGCGAATTCACTCTCGATCAAAGCTTTGTCCGCTAATCTATCTGTTAGTCAATAGCTTAACGTAAGTTACTCATGTCGCCTACCATCGCTTCCCCACCATGTCTTTCCCCATTGATTCATCACGAAGTCCCAAGGGTTATAATCTGTGGTGGCTTCAATAAGGGTATAGTGTAAAGAGAACAGCAACTCACAATGGAACTGAACCGACCACTTGTCTGCTGGATAGCCTGTTGGGGGCTTGAACCACTGGGTAAGATATTGCGCATTGTCGTTCAATCCCGGCAGGGATACAACGCGCTGAGCGTTGTTACCACCTGTTTGAAGTGGTACTCGTATGATAAACATTTTATAATGGTTATCAAAGACTCACCAGAGCCCTTCACAATGTTCACGAACCGTTGGTTTAGATCGTTCACAATGTCCGCGTCAACTTGGGTCGAGCCTGTTGGCTCATTTATCGACTCGAAAATGAGTCGTTCATTCTGTAATTGAAGGCCAATGCTCAGCAATTGTCTCTTCTCAGACTGAGTCGGGTCAAATCACCTTATCCTTGAGGAGAGAAGCATACTGTTGCCAGAGCTTTTCGAATTTGGCCTTGCGAGCATCAATGTCAGGCTTGGGCCCTGCCATATCTGCCCAATTCCAACTGTCATGGTGACTATATCAATAGCCACGGTATTTGAACAAGCCAGACAGAAGTTGTAATAGATGTACTGACACATTGACCACCACAAACAACCCTGTGGATAGTGCCTAAGTACGTGCGTGAGCTTGTAATACTTATCAGCTATGTACTACTGGTTCTGGACTTACAGCATCCACTACATAGTTGATACGAGAGAGCCAAGCCGGGTCGACCGTGTAATTTGGGTTATCCGAGATAAAGTGATCATTGAATGTAATAGGAATACGAACACTCCGGAATCCTTCGGCATAGATTTGTGAGAAGGTGACGTTCTGCACAGCTAGAGATATAGTGTTAGTTGAATCGCCTTCAAAGGTACAAGATACAGTGGAGGACATACGAGCCATCCAGCTGCCCTCAGTCGGCAGCGCATCCAAAGTATTCCCCAGGTTCCAACCTGGTGTCATACGAGCAAACGTTTCTTTGGCGGTAAGGGATGTGAACGCCGCGAGAGCGGCATGGCCAGAGGCAAACAAGGCAAGGCCTGGCAGTAATGAGCGCATGGTAGATCAGCTTCAATGATCAACATAGGACGCTCGGGTGGTCAATTTATATCCTCTTCGCGCTTGGATAACGTGTATAATATAAGCTAATGCCCACGTATATCATTGGTCAACATCGGCCCGGTACCATGTGGAGGATGTAATCTAGGTAAACATTGCGAAGAAGTGAGCAGTAGAGAAGATGAAAGATGTACTGCACAGACAATGTGACTCAAGCGAGGAGCTGGACCAATCTTCTTTCGAATATATTAGTTATTGACGAAGCTATACGGGATAACCACGGCACGAATTCGGCTGTATTGCTCTGACACTAACTGATTACCGAGGCTTGGTGAATACGAGAATCAATAGTCACCACCACGTGTAGAAATATCGTGTAAATACTAGAGTAACCTAGTATGTTCTATCGCAGTAACCGAGTCAAGTGTCGAGTCATcgttatatgcgcagtaccaGTCGCAGCACTCATTGGTATGACTCAGAAGGTTATACGAGGTATATAAGGAGGTCCTTTCGGCCCTCTAATCATCACCTCTATATTCACTTATCGtgtactgtctttactttcttaTTACAACGTTTCTTTCatagtataaatacattctATTTTATCTAACTCTTtctacaggttatgagccccgctTGTACGCTCAATAACCTCTGATAAATAGAATTATATATACTACTTACATCGAGTATACTCACCATGGTTGATACTAACCCTAGTACATCAACTAACAACGGTATGAGCGGTTTACACCGCATACCACCCCTGCGAGGGACTGACAATTACAACATGTGGCGCACAcagatggaagacatacttaCCGATCTTGATCTGTATGGCTACGTTAACGGAACGATATCTATGCCGTCATCGGCAACAACGACAACTACGCCAAGTGCATCTGGTAGTAGTGAGAAGACTGCTCAGGCATCCACATCAACTGATATAAACGAAGAATACCTTAAATGGATTAAATCCGACCGTAAAGCATTAGTGAACATACGCCTGAGAGTTGACGGGAATGTACTTACACACATACAAGGTTGTACAACCTCCGCCGACGCTTGGAATACGCTCGCGACTACATTCCAAGTTAAGGGAACAGTCGGATTAATCGATCTATGAAGGAAGTTTTTTAGTCATAGAATGACTGACGGCGAAGACATTGAAGAACACATACAGCGAATGCGTGGATGGTTCCAGCGAATCAACGACATGAAACCAAACTCAATAAATGAAGCCGATTGGATCACAACTTTAGTAGCTAGCTTACCTGACTCGTGGGATTCATTTACCCAGTCAGTAAGTTTCCAATTCGACATGGACAACAAAAGTACCCTGACGAATGAAATCAACAACCTAAGATCACGCATCCTTGCAGAAGCACATAGAAAAAGCATTAGGAACACGGATGGAAAGGCATTTTTTAGCTCAAATAAACCCCTATTCAACCAATCTGTACGCACCAATTCAGGTCAATGAGGACCTGAC
The nucleotide sequence above comes from Rhizoctonia solani chromosome 3, complete sequence. Encoded proteins:
- a CDS encoding malic acid transport protein codes for the protein MLKSATSTMVAPYDGPRYSALSRRIHGWSWQSFPIGMGTGAVYVLLSSLSPHPGWVTYIEIVFYILNICLFVLNLSMLGLQFIFFRRQSLRLLSDPVKGVFVPLSVLSFATIVIGTINYAVPAGIISASGIYVMFWIYVALALVVSFPMLMIWFNKPHDITTFTPAWAFLIFPIMLTGIMALNALRVIPASDSRALGILLVGYFFQGIGFFMTFFYLAIYVLRIITTGFMSGHQANGAFVACGPPGFTALALINLGASAREIFPQHDLVSPIAGEIFYAASVLSALLLFGLAVFFFAFGVLPYWFKLHKHLHEILGCWALTFPNVGWINTIMALRKIFNIPGFDEWHLVMTIMVCVTWLVLFCLTIVAFWKGEVFMSRDEDIYADAPIAKPKPEDMV
- a CDS encoding Cellulase (glycosyl hydrolase family 5 protein) is translated as MRSLLPGLALFASGHAALAAFTSLTAKETFARMTPGWNLGNTLDALPTEGSWMAPVQNVTFSQIYAEGFRSVRIPITFNDHFISDNPNYTVDPAWLSRINYVVDAALSTGLFVVVNVHHDSWNWADMAGPKPDIDARKAKFEKLWQQYASLLKDKNERLIFESINEPTGSTQVDADIVNDLNQRFVNIVKGSGGNNAQRVVSLPGLNDNAQYLTQWFKPPTGYPADKWSVQFHYYNPWDFVMNQWGKTWWGSDADKALIESEFAPVRGNFSVPILLGEYSTSAPGFAIEKASAWAWFDTVTRTAVKYSIVPQWWDNGGEYFDRPTGKWHDITTKNIVMAVVAGKINSYPYSGNGTVWLKSGASAVPPVYLQYNGNTLKGIYTPSGTKLTSGKHYTIVSSPLPGFALTSSYINSLGATSKLGELGRVIVRLSSGADLEIDIRRYARPSIPNGTINVSANSDYGFSYTSNGAKLATVKALGPNGEYLKDDWTQWLGPLQAGRINWNGDYSVSEDEKLLIIRGSLLSTIKSFGKPVTLTWEFWPRTDSSNTATTVVTVT
- a CDS encoding Copia protein yields the protein MVDTNPSTSTNNGMSGLHRIPPLRGTDNYNMWRTQMEDILTDLDLYGYVNGTISMPSSATTTTTPSASGSSEKTAQASTSTDINEEYLKWIKSDRKALVNIRLRVDGNVLTHIQGCTTSADAWNTLATTFQVKGTVGLIDL